A genomic stretch from Mustelus asterias unplaced genomic scaffold, sMusAst1.hap1.1 HAP1_SCAFFOLD_63, whole genome shotgun sequence includes:
- the LOC144483352 gene encoding uncharacterized protein LOC144483352, whose product MERKKSLFILVGNRTCVLCVDEASANLLACRDTSVFTLVRNCGNVGTVRRHLVTRLSWKLSDAFTCFICGKGFTRSSNLLTHQRVHTGEKLFTCSVCDSSNWLKHQRVHTGERPFTCSECGRGFTHLSTLLRHQRVHIDERPYKYPECGKCYKGSWELTSPQSVHTEERLFRCSHYGTRFRQSSQLTGHQCIDTGERPFTCSECGKDFMQSSTHLRHQRVHTKDRLFKGPDCGKCYKGSEELMSHQHLHNDERPFRCSHCGTGFRQSSPLTVHQRTHMGRNHSPAPSVGRDSFRNLTC is encoded by the coding sequence gccaatcttctggcctgtcgagacacaagcgtattcacactggtgagaaactgtggaaatgtggggactgtgaggaGGCATTTGGTTACccgtctgagctggaaactcagTGACGCATTCACCTGCTttatatgtgggaagggattcactcggtcatcaaacttgctgacgcaccagcgagttcacactggagagaagctgttcacctgctccgtgtgtgattCATCCAActggctgaaacaccagcgagttcatactggggagagaccattcacctgttctgaatGTGGGAGAGGATTCACCCATTTATCCaccttgctgagacaccagcgagttcacattgacGAGAGACCTTATAAATACCCGgaatgtgggaagtgctataaaggtTCCTGGGAACTTACGTCCCCTCAAAGTGTTCACACTGAAGAGAGactgttcaggtgctctcactatgGGACTAGGTTCAggcaatcatctcaactcactggACACCAGTGTAttgacactggggagaggccattcacttgctctgagtgtgggaaggactTTATGCAGTCATCCACCCATCTGAGacatcagcgggttcacactaAAGACAGACTTTTCAAaggtccagactgtgggaagtgctataaaggtTCTGAGGAACTGATGTCCCACCAACATCTTCACAatgatgagagaccattcaggtgctctcactgcgggactgggttcagacaatcatcacccctcactgtccaccagcgcactcacatggggagaaaccattcacctgctccaagtgtgggaagggattcattcagaaaTCTCACTTGCtga